From a region of the Streptacidiphilus albus JL83 genome:
- a CDS encoding helix-turn-helix domain-containing protein translates to MTTHLPPRPTPTTPEDTEAQLREQAIALRRAGLSRRQIRDELKLWNNDKLNRFLRNEPPPEWTRRPNAKDDLRAKARALRAEGKTYDQIQEALGVSRSSVSLWVRDLPRPPRRKPPGDRQEYMEREYWAPRREQRELERQAVKEGATAEVGRMSERELFLIGVALYWSEGAKDKPYSRRECVTLINSDPGLVRVYLAWLDLLGVDRSALRFRLSIHESADVATAERFWVDLVGVPVADLQRPSLKKHNPKTRRLNTSAQYTGCLVIKVLGGADLYRRIEGWWYGIVGGTQARSGPTGSP, encoded by the coding sequence ATGACCACTCACCTCCCGCCCCGGCCCACGCCCACCACCCCCGAGGACACCGAAGCGCAGCTCCGCGAACAGGCCATCGCGCTGCGCCGGGCCGGCTTGAGCCGACGTCAGATCCGTGACGAGCTCAAGCTCTGGAACAACGACAAGCTCAACCGCTTCCTCCGCAACGAGCCCCCACCCGAGTGGACCAGGCGCCCCAACGCCAAGGACGACCTGCGCGCGAAGGCCCGCGCGCTGCGGGCGGAGGGCAAGACCTACGACCAGATCCAGGAGGCGCTGGGGGTGTCGCGGAGCTCGGTCTCGCTCTGGGTCCGTGATCTTCCCCGGCCTCCGCGCCGCAAGCCACCGGGGGACCGGCAGGAGTACATGGAGCGGGAGTACTGGGCGCCTCGGCGCGAGCAGCGAGAACTGGAGCGGCAGGCGGTGAAGGAAGGGGCGACGGCGGAGGTCGGCCGGATGTCCGAGCGTGAGCTGTTCCTGATCGGGGTGGCGCTCTACTGGTCCGAGGGGGCCAAGGACAAGCCGTACTCGCGCAGGGAGTGCGTCACGCTGATCAACAGCGATCCGGGGCTGGTCCGGGTCTACCTGGCCTGGCTGGACCTGCTCGGCGTCGACCGCTCGGCGCTGCGCTTCCGGTTGTCGATCCACGAGTCGGCCGATGTGGCGACGGCGGAGCGGTTCTGGGTCGATCTCGTGGGAGTGCCGGTGGCCGATCTCCAGCGTCCGAGCCTCAAGAAGCACAATCCGAAGACCCGAAGGCTCAATACCTCGGCCCAGTACACGGGCTGCCTGGTGATTAAGGTGCTCGGCGGAGCTGATCTGTACCGTCGCATTGAGGGCTGGTGGTACGGCATAGTAGGAGGCACGCAGGCACGTAGCGGGCCGACAGGAAGTCCTTGA